A portion of the Anaerolineae bacterium genome contains these proteins:
- a CDS encoding M20/M25/M40 family metallo-hydrolase — MAHPYPTSVHPDRLLDTFLALLRIDSPSGEEAAVMEELRRRLQALGLETEVDGVGNLIGRREGAGEPILLCAHVDHVEPCRGIRPVVQDGVVRSDGTTILGADDTSGVAIILELLEIAHERARQGQEVPALDVVFTVSEETGLKGSKGLDISRLRARHGIVLDMGGPRGYITVQGPSHDHLEIVIHGKKSHAACAPEEGVNAIRVAAEAIAAMPLGRIDEATTANIGVIHGGTATNVVPDRVELKGEARSLEEERLRRQVAAMLRCLEEAAGRHGARLEFHVERKYDAFRVPEDAPIVQMLCRSLRDFGVEPTLIPTVGGSDSNIFNARGVQTVNISTGMEHVHSAEEYIALDDMVFCTSVLAHMLGM, encoded by the coding sequence ATGGCCCACCCGTACCCCACCTCGGTGCACCCCGACCGCCTGCTGGACACCTTCCTGGCGTTACTGCGCATTGACAGCCCTTCCGGCGAGGAAGCGGCGGTGATGGAGGAACTGCGGCGCCGCCTGCAGGCGCTTGGCCTGGAGACAGAGGTGGACGGCGTTGGCAACCTGATCGGCCGGCGGGAAGGGGCCGGCGAACCCATCCTGCTGTGCGCACATGTGGACCATGTGGAACCCTGTCGCGGCATCCGCCCGGTAGTGCAGGACGGCGTGGTGCGCAGTGACGGCACGACCATCCTGGGGGCCGACGATACCTCCGGCGTGGCCATCATTCTGGAACTGCTGGAGATCGCGCACGAACGGGCGCGGCAGGGGCAGGAAGTGCCGGCGCTGGACGTGGTCTTCACCGTCAGCGAGGAGACCGGCCTGAAAGGATCGAAGGGGTTGGATATCTCCCGCCTGCGCGCCCGGCACGGCATTGTGCTCGACATGGGCGGCCCGCGCGGCTATATCACCGTCCAAGGGCCTTCCCACGACCATCTGGAGATAGTGATTCACGGCAAGAAGTCCCACGCCGCCTGCGCGCCGGAGGAGGGCGTCAACGCCATCCGCGTGGCGGCAGAGGCCATCGCCGCCATGCCGTTGGGGCGCATTGACGAGGCGACCACCGCCAACATCGGGGTGATCCACGGCGGGACGGCCACCAACGTGGTGCCGGACCGGGTGGAGCTGAAAGGGGAGGCGCGCAGTCTGGAGGAGGAGCGCCTGCGCCGGCAGGTGGCGGCCATGCTTCGCTGTCTCGAGGAGGCGGCCGGCCGGCACGGCGCGCGTCTGGAATTCCACGTCGAGCGCAAATACGACGCCTTTCGCGTGCCGGAAGATGCCCCTATCGTGCAGATGCTCTGCCGGAGCCTGCGGGACTTCGGCGTGGAACCCACGCTGATCCCGACGGTCGGGGGCAGTGATTCCAATATCTTCAACGCGCGCGGCGTCCAGACGGTGAATATCAGCACCGGCATGGAGCATGTCCATTCCGCCGAGGAATATATCGCGCTGGATGATATGGTCTTCTGCACTTCGGTGCTGGCGCATATGCTCGGGATGTGA
- a CDS encoding phosphatase PAP2 family protein, with protein sequence MQSWLFSLTGWGTEVILWIQGFRTPWLDVLFKALSGLGTTYAYLALLPLVYWCFDRLAGIGLAYVVLLSGWLNAGLKALFAIPRPSDPRIMRLEEIGDPSFPSGHAQNAMAVWGYLAGRARRAGFWVLAVLLILGIGFSRLYLGVHYPQDVLAGYLVGALFLLAFALAEKYLTRLVGPLTVGAQVVLALAVPALLWLGSWALGMPEGQGDVSPAVVAGALFGLNLGIVLEGRLVRFSPAGPALQRAGRFLLGLVLVFAFYLGPRWLAQQILPTAYESAPVRLARYFLVALVVSWIGPWLFVKVGLARRRSR encoded by the coding sequence ATGCAGTCCTGGCTGTTTTCGCTCACCGGATGGGGGACGGAGGTCATCCTCTGGATCCAGGGGTTCCGCACACCCTGGCTCGATGTACTGTTCAAGGCATTGAGCGGGCTGGGCACCACGTATGCGTATCTGGCGCTCCTCCCGCTGGTCTACTGGTGCTTCGACCGGCTGGCCGGCATTGGGCTGGCATATGTGGTCCTGCTTTCGGGCTGGCTGAACGCCGGCCTGAAGGCCCTCTTCGCCATCCCGCGCCCATCCGATCCCCGCATCATGCGCCTGGAAGAGATCGGCGACCCCTCGTTTCCCAGCGGGCATGCGCAGAACGCCATGGCGGTCTGGGGCTACCTGGCCGGCCGGGCGCGCCGCGCCGGCTTTTGGGTACTGGCTGTGCTCCTCATCCTCGGCATTGGGTTCTCGCGCCTCTATCTCGGGGTGCATTATCCGCAGGATGTGCTGGCCGGCTACCTGGTGGGCGCTCTTTTCCTGCTGGCCTTCGCCCTGGCCGAAAAGTATCTGACGCGCCTGGTCGGGCCGCTGACGGTGGGGGCGCAGGTGGTGCTGGCGCTGGCCGTGCCGGCCCTGCTGTGGCTTGGCTCGTGGGCGCTGGGCATGCCGGAGGGACAGGGGGATGTCAGCCCTGCGGTGGTGGCCGGCGCGCTGTTCGGGCTGAATCTGGGGATTGTGCTGGAGGGGCGCCTCGTGCGCTTTTCGCCGGCGGGGCCGGCCCTCCAGCGCGCCGGCCGCTTCCTGTTGGGCCTGGTCCTCGTGTTTGCCTTTTACCTCGGCCCGCGCTGGCTCGCCCAGCAGATCCTGCCGACAGCGTATGAGAGCGCGCCGGTGCGGCTGGCGCGCTATTTCCTGGTGGCGCTGGTGGTGAGCTGGATCGGGCCGTGGCTGTTTGTGAAGGTCGGGCTGGCCCGCCGGCGCTCCCGCTGA
- a CDS encoding SIMPL domain-containing protein (The SIMPL domain is named for its presence in mouse protein SIMPL (signalling molecule that associates with mouse pelle-like kinase). Bacterial member BP26, from Brucella, was shown to assemble into a channel-like structure, while YggE from E. coli has been associated with resistance to oxidative stress.), which produces MSKNNIVALIITVVVLTAVAMFGTQFAGSFNMPEAEAAAVTPTPLPAAVSTQTQPADAGLPRAITVVGQGTVSAAPDIATVVLGVNVSAATVEQAMEDASTRMDKIMAALKKLNIAEKDITTSNYSIYYEEPPRYEMPAAPKGTEGSAETPAGVYRVSNMVTVKIRKLDQVGELIDAAVAAGANSLWGVNFDLEDRTELEAKARAQAVENARQRAEELAKLAGVKVGGVVQISEVIGGGSYYPMPAPRAVEGMGGGAGPISPGELEITYQIQVTFELQ; this is translated from the coding sequence CCATGTTCGGCACACAGTTCGCCGGCAGTTTCAACATGCCGGAAGCCGAAGCCGCCGCGGTCACGCCGACGCCGCTCCCTGCGGCTGTATCCACCCAAACCCAGCCGGCGGACGCCGGCCTGCCGCGTGCTATCACGGTGGTCGGGCAGGGCACGGTTTCCGCCGCGCCGGACATCGCCACCGTCGTGTTGGGCGTCAACGTGTCCGCCGCCACGGTGGAACAGGCCATGGAAGATGCCTCCACCCGCATGGACAAGATCATGGCGGCGCTGAAGAAGCTGAACATCGCGGAGAAGGATATCACCACCAGCAACTACAGCATTTACTATGAGGAGCCGCCGCGTTATGAGATGCCGGCCGCTCCCAAGGGCACGGAGGGCTCCGCGGAAACCCCCGCCGGCGTCTACCGGGTCTCCAATATGGTCACGGTGAAAATCCGCAAGCTGGACCAGGTGGGTGAGCTGATCGACGCGGCGGTGGCCGCCGGCGCCAACAGCCTCTGGGGCGTGAACTTCGACCTGGAGGACCGGACGGAGCTGGAAGCCAAAGCGCGCGCCCAGGCGGTGGAGAATGCCCGCCAGCGGGCGGAAGAGCTGGCCAAACTGGCCGGCGTCAAGGTCGGTGGGGTGGTGCAGATATCCGAGGTCATCGGCGGCGGATCCTATTATCCGATGCCCGCCCCACGAGCCGTGGAAGGTATGGGCGGTGGTGCCGGCCCCATCTCCCCCGGCGAGCTGGAGATCACCTATCAGATTCAGGTCACCTTCGAACTGCAGTAA